The Archocentrus centrarchus isolate MPI-CPG fArcCen1 chromosome 12, fArcCen1, whole genome shotgun sequence genome includes a window with the following:
- the LOC115789609 gene encoding probable serine/threonine-protein kinase DDB_G0286627, with product MDLLKTTLLIVLLTTISAMPRGSRRHHDADIPEQKMLHAFNQFIRNAFKDEDSSESPESKSSSEESKSSEEIIIPDVTTPVVITPAVTTPAVTTPAVTTPAVTQPAVTQPAVTSPAMTTVEEGSTATPEVGTIDTDQPIVMETTLSPETPTPSASVTTTCDQCFTVVIPTGAPITDNRGDN from the exons ATGGACCTTCTGAAAACCACCCTCCTCATCGTCCTTCTCACAACAATATCTGCCATGCCA agGGGTTCCAGAAGGCATCACGACGCAGATATTCCTGAGCAGAAAATGCTCCATGCCTTTAACCAGTTCATCAGGAACGCCTTCAAAGACGAAGATTCCAGTGAATCTCCAGAAAGTAAATCTTCTTCTGAGGAGAGTAAGTCCTCTGAGGAAATTATCATTCCTGATGTGACCACACCAGTTGTAATCACGCCGGCCGTGACCACGCCTGCCGTGACCACACCCGCCGTGACCACACCCGCCGTGACCCAGCCAGCTGTGACCCAGCCAGCTGTGACCTCTCCTGCGATGACAACCGTTGAAGAAGGGAGTACAGCCACTCCTGAAGTGGGCACGATAGACACCGACCAACCAATCGTGATGGAGACAACGCTCTCACCAGAAACGCCGACCCCATCCGCCAGTGTCACAACAACGTGTGATCAGTGTTTTACGGTGGTGATTCCAACAGGAGCTCCCATCACCGACAACAGGGGAGACAACTGA
- the spp1 gene encoding osteopontin isoform X1: MKVALVFVLLFAAVLCRPVKKASSSESSEEVVRRRAPPALRKQAPLVLKARPPPVQVGKQNVVAAAAAASEESAETSEEEEQQQVAAEATPEVKSVSTDAGSDAATVNSQDNEDDDDDDAAEESETDEEEEEDSSDSSESGESSTPAPATIVPVVVTETPAPEPTDDTIVATIVTDTARGDNLGGHPSEYKSIVYVEEKSYHKAPGPYKSYEFVDTGKKMAYAMTDGNEVEKLPKVYKTIYVNPQFLEEGTSTPEVESQGLDASSGTPQDQDPRQGALPEEEESTSTSDSTTNESESSSTPEEEEEEESASTTSDSTSQETEEEESQSSEEATETDADSDESDESDSDEDGAGPDTTTTDMPAVITAK; the protein is encoded by the exons ATGAAAGTGGCTCTTGTGTTTGTTCTGCTCTTTGCCGCAGTCCTCTGCCGGCCG gtAAAAAAGGCTTCCAGTTCAGAGAGCTCTGAGGAAGTG GTGAGACGACGAGCACCTCCAGCCCTCAGAAAACAGGCGCCCCTGGTTCTTAAGGCTCGTCCACCACCTGTGCAG GTGGGAAAGCAGAATGTCGTAGCAGCAGCGGCGGCCGCTTCGGAAGAGAGCGCAGAGACttcagaagaggaggag cagcagcaggtggcagcagaggCCACACCTGAAGTCAAATCTGTGAGCACAGACGCAGGTTCAGATGCAGCCACTGTTAACAGTCAGGATAATGAAGATGACGACGATGATGATGCAGCAGAGGAGAGT GAaactgatgaggaggaggaggaggactccAGCGACAGCTCAGAGTCTGGTGAGTCCTCCACGCCTGCTCCTGCTACAATAGTTCCCGTGGTTGTCACAGAGACACCGGCACCTGAACCGACCGACGACACCATCGTGGCCACCATCGTCACCGATACAGCCCGCGGTGACAACTTGGGAGGCCACCCCAGTGAGTACAAGTCCATTGTCTATGTGGAGGAAAAATCCTACCACAAGGCTCCCGGTCCCTACAAGTCCTATGAGTTTGTGGACACAGGAAAGAAGATGGCCTATGCAATGACTGATGGCAATGAGGTGGAGAAGTTGCCAAAGGTGTATAAG ACTATTTATGTCAACCCTCAATTCCTGGAGGAAGGCACCAGCACCCCTGAGGTGGAGAGCCAGGGCCTGGATGCTTCCTCTGGCACACCTCAGGACCAGGACCCCCGCCAGGGAGCTCttccagaggaagaggagagcacCAGCACCAGTGACTCCACCACCAATGAGAGTGAAAGCAGCAgcaccccagaggaggaggaagaggaggagagtgcCAGCACCACCAGCGACAGCACCAGCCAGGAGACCGAAGAGGAGGAGAGCCAGAGCAGCGAGGAGGCGACGGAGACTGACGCAGACTCTGACGAGAGTGATGAGAGTGACTCTGACGAGGATGGTGCAGGACctgacaccaccaccaccgacATGCCAGCAGTCATCACTGCCAAATAA
- the spp1 gene encoding osteopontin isoform X2: MKVALVFVLLFAAVLCRPVKKASSSESSEEVVGKQNVVAAAAAASEESAETSEEEEQQQVAAEATPEVKSVSTDAGSDAATVNSQDNEDDDDDDAAEESETDEEEEEDSSDSSESGESSTPAPATIVPVVVTETPAPEPTDDTIVATIVTDTARGDNLGGHPSEYKSIVYVEEKSYHKAPGPYKSYEFVDTGKKMAYAMTDGNEVEKLPKVYKTIYVNPQFLEEGTSTPEVESQGLDASSGTPQDQDPRQGALPEEEESTSTSDSTTNESESSSTPEEEEEEESASTTSDSTSQETEEEESQSSEEATETDADSDESDESDSDEDGAGPDTTTTDMPAVITAK; encoded by the exons ATGAAAGTGGCTCTTGTGTTTGTTCTGCTCTTTGCCGCAGTCCTCTGCCGGCCG gtAAAAAAGGCTTCCAGTTCAGAGAGCTCTGAGGAAGTG GTGGGAAAGCAGAATGTCGTAGCAGCAGCGGCGGCCGCTTCGGAAGAGAGCGCAGAGACttcagaagaggaggag cagcagcaggtggcagcagaggCCACACCTGAAGTCAAATCTGTGAGCACAGACGCAGGTTCAGATGCAGCCACTGTTAACAGTCAGGATAATGAAGATGACGACGATGATGATGCAGCAGAGGAGAGT GAaactgatgaggaggaggaggaggactccAGCGACAGCTCAGAGTCTGGTGAGTCCTCCACGCCTGCTCCTGCTACAATAGTTCCCGTGGTTGTCACAGAGACACCGGCACCTGAACCGACCGACGACACCATCGTGGCCACCATCGTCACCGATACAGCCCGCGGTGACAACTTGGGAGGCCACCCCAGTGAGTACAAGTCCATTGTCTATGTGGAGGAAAAATCCTACCACAAGGCTCCCGGTCCCTACAAGTCCTATGAGTTTGTGGACACAGGAAAGAAGATGGCCTATGCAATGACTGATGGCAATGAGGTGGAGAAGTTGCCAAAGGTGTATAAG ACTATTTATGTCAACCCTCAATTCCTGGAGGAAGGCACCAGCACCCCTGAGGTGGAGAGCCAGGGCCTGGATGCTTCCTCTGGCACACCTCAGGACCAGGACCCCCGCCAGGGAGCTCttccagaggaagaggagagcacCAGCACCAGTGACTCCACCACCAATGAGAGTGAAAGCAGCAgcaccccagaggaggaggaagaggaggagagtgcCAGCACCACCAGCGACAGCACCAGCCAGGAGACCGAAGAGGAGGAGAGCCAGAGCAGCGAGGAGGCGACGGAGACTGACGCAGACTCTGACGAGAGTGATGAGAGTGACTCTGACGAGGATGGTGCAGGACctgacaccaccaccaccgacATGCCAGCAGTCATCACTGCCAAATAA